One segment of Pandoraea pnomenusa DNA contains the following:
- a CDS encoding LemA family protein, whose translation MQMLLPTKLRQSFLRWLALGLLTSLLSACGYNEIQVKDEAVKAAWSEVVNQYQRRADLVPNLVNTVKGYAAHEQSTLTEVINARAKATSITVTPETLNDPEAFKRFQQAQGELSGALSRLMAVSENYPNLKADGLFRDLQSQLEGTENRITVARNRYIQAVQDYNVYVRQFPNNLTAKMFGYGPKPNFTVENEKAISTAPAVKF comes from the coding sequence ATGCAAATGCTGCTGCCGACGAAGCTTCGTCAGTCGTTCCTGCGCTGGCTGGCCCTCGGCCTGCTCACGTCGCTGCTCTCCGCCTGCGGATACAACGAGATCCAGGTCAAGGACGAGGCTGTCAAGGCGGCCTGGAGCGAGGTCGTCAACCAGTACCAGCGTCGCGCCGATCTGGTCCCGAACCTGGTGAACACGGTCAAGGGCTACGCCGCGCACGAGCAATCGACACTGACCGAAGTGATCAACGCGCGCGCGAAGGCCACGAGCATCACGGTCACGCCGGAGACGCTGAACGACCCCGAGGCGTTCAAGCGATTCCAGCAGGCGCAGGGGGAGCTCTCCGGCGCACTCTCGCGACTGATGGCCGTCTCGGAGAACTATCCGAACCTGAAGGCCGACGGCCTGTTCCGCGACCTCCAGTCGCAGCTCGAGGGCACCGAGAACCGCATTACCGTGGCGCGCAATCGCTACATTCAAGCCGTGCAGGACTACAACGTCTACGTGCGCCAGTTCCCGAACAACCTGACGGCGAAGATGTTCGGCTACGGCCCGAAACCGAATTTCACGGTCGAGAACGAAAAAGCCATTTCGACGGCGCCGGCAGTCAAGTTCTAA
- the ribD gene encoding bifunctional diaminohydroxyphosphoribosylaminopyrimidine deaminase/5-amino-6-(5-phosphoribosylamino)uracil reductase RibD, with protein sequence MFSEQDFAHMRRALALAEQAMFTTTPNPRVGCVIVQDERVIGEGFTQPAGQDHAEVQAMKDARARGETLRGATAYVTLEPCSHYGRTPPCAKGLIEAGVKRVIAAMEDPNPVVAGRGLAMLRDAGVDVRCGLLEQEAREMNIGFVARMTRGTPWVRLKVAASLDGKTALNNGASQWITGAAARADGHAWRARACAILTGIGTVREDDPSLTVREVQTTRQPLRIVVDSHLDISPAARVLADGNALVVCADGDAARVARLRDLGVEVLDLPNANGKVELPALLRVLGERQLNEIHVEAGYKLNGSLLREHCVDELLAYFAPCILGDAQGMFHLPALSSLDDKLTFRFTDVRTIDNDLRVMARLVQH encoded by the coding sequence ATGTTTTCCGAACAGGACTTTGCCCACATGCGCCGCGCGCTCGCCCTTGCCGAGCAAGCGATGTTCACGACCACGCCGAACCCGCGCGTGGGCTGCGTGATCGTGCAGGACGAGCGTGTCATCGGCGAGGGCTTCACGCAACCCGCCGGTCAGGACCACGCCGAGGTGCAGGCGATGAAAGACGCGCGCGCACGCGGCGAAACGCTGCGAGGTGCCACCGCGTACGTCACACTCGAGCCGTGCAGCCATTACGGGCGCACGCCGCCCTGCGCGAAAGGGCTCATCGAGGCCGGCGTCAAGCGCGTGATCGCCGCGATGGAAGACCCGAATCCCGTCGTCGCAGGGCGGGGGTTGGCCATGCTGCGCGACGCCGGCGTCGACGTGCGCTGCGGCCTGCTCGAACAGGAAGCGCGCGAAATGAACATCGGCTTCGTCGCCCGCATGACGCGCGGCACGCCGTGGGTACGCCTGAAAGTGGCCGCGAGCCTCGACGGCAAGACGGCGCTCAACAACGGTGCGAGCCAGTGGATCACCGGTGCGGCCGCGCGCGCCGACGGGCATGCGTGGCGCGCACGCGCCTGCGCCATCCTGACGGGTATCGGTACGGTGCGCGAAGACGATCCCTCGCTGACCGTGCGCGAGGTGCAGACCACGCGCCAGCCGCTGCGCATCGTCGTCGACTCGCATCTGGACATTTCTCCGGCCGCGAGAGTGCTCGCTGACGGTAATGCCCTCGTGGTGTGCGCCGACGGCGATGCCGCGCGCGTGGCACGCCTGCGCGATCTCGGGGTGGAAGTGCTCGATTTGCCGAATGCGAACGGCAAGGTCGAGCTGCCGGCGCTCCTTCGCGTGCTGGGCGAGCGTCAGCTCAACGAAATCCACGTGGAAGCCGGATACAAGCTCAATGGCTCGCTGTTGCGCGAGCACTGCGTCGACGAGCTGCTCGCCTATTTCGCGCCCTGCATTCTCGGCGATGCGCAAGGCATGTTCCATCTGCCGGCGCTCTCGTCGCTCGACGACAAGCTGACGTTCCGCTTCACCGATGTACGCACGATCGACAACGACCTGCGCGTCATGGCCCGCCTCGTGCAGCACTGA
- the rnk gene encoding nucleoside diphosphate kinase regulator: protein MSTVNSQRPSITVSTLDVERLESLMAQAPRAALPYVEALETELARASVVDPEQMPADIATMNSVVRYRDLATQQAHRVTLVYPQHLASTENGLSVLAPVGSALLGLRVGQSIHWQVPGGRLIELELLGIDYQPEAAGDYHR, encoded by the coding sequence ATGTCCACCGTGAACTCCCAACGTCCCTCGATCACCGTCTCGACGCTAGATGTCGAACGCCTCGAATCGCTCATGGCGCAGGCGCCGCGCGCGGCATTGCCATATGTGGAGGCACTCGAAACAGAGCTTGCCCGGGCGAGTGTCGTTGACCCGGAGCAGATGCCGGCCGACATCGCCACCATGAATTCGGTGGTGCGCTATCGTGATCTGGCCACGCAGCAGGCCCACCGTGTGACGCTCGTGTATCCGCAGCATCTTGCGAGCACGGAGAACGGCCTGTCGGTGCTCGCGCCGGTGGGCAGCGCGCTACTCGGACTGCGCGTCGGGCAGTCGATCCACTGGCAGGTGCCGGGCGGACGCCTGATCGAGCTCGAACTGCTCGGCATCGACTACCAGCCGGAAGCGGCTGGCGATTATCACCGCTGA
- a CDS encoding TPM domain-containing protein — MAHETHSTSPAHARDPHHGDASAAQAYAPESDASGVHNLSRWLRHFGTWRAHARWIFPDKALDTLEAAIRASELEHRCEIRLVIEAAMPLAAVWHGQTCRQRAVHLFRQLGIAHTNERTGILLYINLADHDIELIADKGVNALVPARTWDAVVARMSDGFREERYVQSVLDALETLRAIARESLPAHAGAVSANALTDRPLML, encoded by the coding sequence ATGGCACACGAAACGCACTCGACTTCCCCCGCGCACGCGAGAGATCCTCACCACGGCGACGCCTCTGCCGCTCAGGCGTACGCGCCGGAGTCCGACGCCAGTGGCGTGCACAACCTCTCGCGCTGGCTACGGCACTTCGGCACGTGGCGCGCCCATGCTCGCTGGATTTTCCCGGACAAGGCGCTCGACACACTCGAGGCCGCGATCCGGGCGTCGGAATTGGAGCACCGTTGCGAGATCCGGCTCGTCATCGAAGCGGCCATGCCGCTGGCGGCCGTCTGGCACGGCCAGACGTGCCGGCAACGCGCCGTGCATCTGTTTCGCCAGCTCGGGATCGCGCACACGAACGAGCGCACGGGCATTCTGCTGTACATCAACCTCGCCGATCACGACATCGAGCTCATCGCCGACAAGGGCGTCAACGCCTTGGTGCCCGCTCGCACGTGGGATGCCGTCGTAGCCAGGATGAGCGACGGATTTCGCGAAGAACGATACGTCCAGAGTGTGCTCGACGCCCTGGAGACCCTGCGCGCGATCGCGCGTGAATCCCTGCCGGCGCACGCCGGCGCCGTGTCGGCCAATGCCTTGACCGACCGGCCATTGATGCTCTGA
- the hemL gene encoding glutamate-1-semialdehyde 2,1-aminomutase, which produces MSESTTNAALFERAQQTIPGGVNSPVRAFRSVGGTPRFIARAQGPYMWDAEGTRYIDYIGSWGPMIVGHLHPDVVAAVQTAMSQGFSFGAPTEAEVVMAEEICRLVPSIEQVRLVSSGTEATMSALRLARGFTGRNKIVKFEGCYHGHADSLLVKAGSGLLTFADSTRNAPSSAGVPPEVTRDTLVLEYNNVEQLRELFAGQGGEIAAVIVEPVAGNMNLVRGSRHFLQSLRELCTAHGAVLIFDEVMCGFRVGLGGAQALYGITADLTCLGKVIGGGMPAAAFGGRRDIMSHLAPLGGVYQAGTLSGNPLAVAAGLATLRLIQTPGFYEDLATRTSRLVNGLVDAAQAVGVPFSGDSVGGMFGLYFRASVPQSFAEVTTSDVARFNKFFHGMLDRGVYLAPSAFEAGFVSATHDDTIIDATIAAAREAFGTLA; this is translated from the coding sequence ATGTCCGAATCCACCACCAACGCCGCCCTTTTCGAGCGCGCCCAGCAAACCATTCCCGGCGGGGTCAACTCGCCCGTGCGCGCTTTCCGCTCCGTGGGCGGCACCCCGCGTTTCATCGCCCGCGCCCAGGGCCCCTACATGTGGGACGCCGAGGGCACGCGCTATATCGACTACATCGGCTCGTGGGGGCCAATGATCGTCGGCCATCTGCATCCCGACGTCGTTGCCGCCGTGCAAACCGCGATGTCGCAGGGCTTCAGCTTCGGCGCGCCGACCGAAGCCGAAGTGGTCATGGCCGAGGAAATCTGCCGTCTCGTGCCGTCCATCGAACAGGTGCGGCTGGTGTCCTCGGGCACCGAGGCGACCATGAGCGCGCTGCGTCTCGCGCGCGGCTTCACAGGCCGCAACAAGATCGTGAAGTTCGAAGGCTGCTACCACGGCCATGCCGACAGCCTGCTCGTGAAGGCCGGCTCCGGCTTGCTCACGTTTGCGGATTCGACGCGCAATGCACCGTCGTCGGCCGGCGTGCCGCCCGAAGTCACGCGCGACACGCTCGTGCTGGAGTACAACAATGTCGAGCAACTGCGCGAGCTCTTTGCCGGTCAGGGCGGCGAAATCGCCGCGGTGATCGTCGAGCCGGTCGCCGGCAACATGAATCTCGTGCGCGGCTCGCGCCACTTCCTGCAGTCGCTGCGCGAGCTGTGCACCGCGCACGGCGCGGTGCTGATTTTCGACGAAGTGATGTGCGGCTTCCGCGTGGGGCTGGGTGGCGCTCAGGCGCTCTACGGCATCACCGCCGACCTCACCTGCCTGGGCAAGGTCATCGGCGGCGGCATGCCGGCGGCGGCCTTCGGCGGACGACGCGACATCATGTCGCACCTCGCGCCGCTGGGCGGCGTCTATCAGGCAGGCACGCTCTCGGGCAACCCGCTGGCCGTGGCGGCCGGACTCGCCACGCTCAGGCTGATCCAGACGCCGGGCTTCTACGAAGACCTGGCCACACGCACGTCGCGGCTGGTGAATGGGCTCGTCGACGCGGCGCAGGCGGTCGGCGTGCCGTTCTCGGGCGACAGCGTGGGCGGCATGTTCGGCCTGTACTTCCGCGCGAGCGTGCCGCAAAGCTTCGCCGAAGTCACCACGTCGGACGTCGCCCGCTTCAACAAATTCTTCCACGGCATGCTCGATCGGGGCGTCTATCTCGCCCCGAGCGCATTCGAAGCCGGCTTCGTCTCCGCCACGCACGACGACACGATCATCGACGCGACGATCGCCGCCGCCCGCGAGGCGTTTGGGACGCTCGCGTGA
- a CDS encoding phosphatase PAP2 family protein: MDSINRALFLAINASPNVSEGELAVAVFLAKYLILLLPVGLATLWLAGGRDREGAVHGLLGVGLVLLVNFVIGLAWFEPRPFVVGLGTNLLPHAATSAFPSNHASIMFTAAFVLMGTVARTPRLLGKLLLLCALPVCWARVYLGVHWPVDMLGGFVVSIVVALIMRSAGARETSRIVTAVFEGIYRRLLAWPIARGWLRR, from the coding sequence ATGGATTCGATCAATCGCGCGCTCTTTCTGGCCATCAACGCTTCGCCTAACGTGAGCGAAGGCGAACTGGCTGTCGCCGTCTTTCTCGCCAAGTACCTGATTCTGCTCTTGCCGGTGGGGCTGGCGACGCTTTGGCTCGCAGGCGGACGCGACCGCGAGGGCGCCGTGCACGGCCTGCTGGGCGTAGGCCTGGTGCTGCTGGTCAACTTCGTCATCGGGCTGGCCTGGTTCGAACCGCGCCCCTTCGTTGTCGGACTGGGCACGAACCTGCTCCCGCACGCCGCCACCAGCGCGTTTCCGAGCAATCACGCCTCGATCATGTTCACGGCCGCGTTCGTGTTGATGGGCACGGTCGCACGCACGCCGCGACTGCTCGGCAAGCTGCTGCTGCTCTGTGCCCTGCCCGTGTGCTGGGCGCGTGTCTACCTTGGCGTGCACTGGCCCGTCGACATGCTCGGCGGGTTCGTCGTCTCGATCGTGGTCGCGCTGATCATGCGCAGCGCCGGCGCGCGCGAGACCAGCCGCATCGTGACCGCGGTGTTCGAAGGCATCTATCGACGCCTGCTGGCATGGCCGATCGCGCGCGGCTGGCTGCGTCGGTGA
- a CDS encoding 2-keto-4-pentenoate hydratase: MSHIQDYAKLLDDAAHFAHEVEQFDTDNRLSLDDAYAIQAASLARRAERGETRVGVKMGFTSRAKMIQMGLSDVIWGRLTSGMQVEEGTSIDFRRYVHPRVEPEIAFILKKPLEGNVTGPQALAAVEAIAPAIEIIDSRYKDFKFTLPEVIADNASSSGFVIGAWHDPHVDFSNLGLAMTINGRTAQVGSTAALLGHPLRSLVAAARLSAAAGEPLQAGWIVMAGGATPAEYIQPGQYVSVEMETLGRVGFHV, from the coding sequence ATGAGCCACATTCAAGACTACGCCAAGCTGCTCGACGACGCGGCCCACTTCGCCCACGAAGTCGAGCAGTTCGACACCGACAATCGTCTGTCGCTCGACGACGCCTACGCCATCCAGGCCGCCTCGCTCGCCCGGCGCGCCGAACGCGGCGAGACGCGCGTCGGCGTGAAGATGGGGTTCACCAGCCGCGCGAAGATGATCCAGATGGGGCTGTCCGACGTGATCTGGGGGCGCCTGACGTCCGGCATGCAGGTCGAGGAGGGCACGTCGATCGACTTCAGGCGCTACGTCCATCCGCGTGTCGAGCCGGAGATTGCGTTCATTTTGAAGAAGCCGCTCGAAGGCAACGTCACGGGCCCGCAGGCGCTCGCGGCGGTCGAGGCCATCGCGCCGGCCATCGAGATCATCGATTCCCGCTACAAGGACTTCAAGTTCACGCTGCCCGAGGTGATCGCGGACAATGCATCGTCCAGCGGCTTCGTGATCGGCGCATGGCACGATCCGCACGTCGACTTCTCGAACCTCGGGCTGGCGATGACGATCAACGGCCGCACGGCGCAGGTCGGGTCGACGGCGGCGCTGCTCGGTCATCCGCTGCGTTCGCTGGTGGCGGCCGCGCGTTTGTCGGCGGCGGCCGGCGAGCCGCTGCAGGCGGGCTGGATCGTGATGGCCGGCGGCGCCACGCCCGCCGAGTACATCCAGCCGGGGCAGTATGTCTCGGTCGAGATGGAAACGCTCGGTCGCGTGGGATTCCACGTCTGA
- the mgtA gene encoding magnesium-translocating P-type ATPase, translated as MQQALTLSERLIAVLGARLGLRFFRRRDMLETLDAPAHGHEAPPGLADAARDAGPDLLARLHTTRDGLSDDEAATVREHVGANEVEHEKPLPWWRHLFNCYRNPFNLLLSALAAVSYATDDTEGTIIIASMVIISTVLRFVQEARSNKAAEKLKAMVRTTATVLRRDTAIDAANVRALGRMGREIPLADLVPGDIVLLAAGDMIPADVRILSAKDLFVSQSALTGEALPVEKFAHACESGGSNPLAYDNLAFMGTNVVSGSATAVVVATGARTFFGSLAQRVTAQQPTVTSFQQGVNRVSWVLIRFMMVMTPIVLLINGFTKHDWLEASLFALSVAVGLTPEMLPMIVTATLAKGAVVLSRKKVIVKRLDAIQNFGAMDVLCTDKTGTLTQDRICLERHTDVWGHASEDVLEYAYLNSFYQTGLKNLLDVAVLDHAELHQRLDVVNRYRKIDEIPFDFQRRRMSVVVSENGEHHELICKGAVEEVLAVCDRVQHGANVEPLTPDVLARLRRVTADLNAEGLRVVAVATRHLPPVRERYDVADESALVLVGYIAFLDPPKESTAPALSALAASGVDVKVLTGDNDLVTAKVCREVGLKVTGCVLGDDIESMTDAELAQTVERANVFAKLTPAHKERLVRTLRANGHVVGFMGDGINDAPALRAADIGISVDTAVDIAKEAADLILLEKSLMVLEQGVIEGRRTFANMLKYIKMTASSNFGNVFSVLIASAFLPFLPMLPLQLLTQNLLYDLSQTTIPFDNVDDEQLTKPQQWNPADLSRFMVFFGPISSIFDVLTFVAMWHLFGANSAAHQSLFQSGWFVEGLLSQTLIVHLIRTRRLPFIQSRAAWPLMLMTGAVMLIGLMLPMSPFADTFRMQALPLAYFPMLAAILLAYAVLTQMMKGMFARRFGWQ; from the coding sequence ATGCAACAAGCTCTCACGCTCAGCGAGCGTCTGATTGCGGTGCTTGGCGCGCGCCTCGGCCTGCGCTTCTTCCGCCGTCGCGACATGCTCGAAACCCTCGATGCGCCCGCCCATGGCCACGAGGCACCGCCAGGTTTGGCCGACGCCGCGCGCGACGCGGGTCCGGACCTGCTCGCGCGTCTGCACACCACTCGCGACGGCCTGTCCGACGACGAAGCGGCGACCGTGCGCGAGCACGTGGGTGCCAACGAAGTCGAGCACGAGAAGCCGCTGCCCTGGTGGCGCCACCTCTTCAACTGCTACCGCAATCCTTTCAATCTGCTGCTCTCGGCACTGGCCGCGGTCTCGTACGCGACCGACGACACCGAGGGAACGATCATCATCGCGTCGATGGTGATCATTTCCACGGTGTTGCGATTCGTGCAGGAAGCGCGTTCGAACAAGGCGGCCGAGAAGCTCAAGGCCATGGTCCGCACCACGGCCACCGTGCTGCGTCGCGACACCGCGATCGACGCGGCGAATGTGCGCGCGCTGGGCCGCATGGGCCGCGAGATCCCGCTCGCCGACCTTGTGCCGGGCGATATCGTGCTGCTTGCGGCGGGTGACATGATTCCGGCGGACGTGCGCATCCTGAGCGCCAAGGACCTGTTCGTCTCGCAGTCGGCGCTCACGGGCGAGGCGCTTCCGGTCGAGAAGTTCGCGCACGCCTGCGAATCCGGCGGCAGCAACCCGCTGGCTTACGACAATCTCGCGTTCATGGGCACGAACGTGGTGAGTGGCTCCGCCACGGCCGTCGTGGTCGCGACCGGTGCGCGCACGTTCTTCGGGTCGCTCGCGCAGCGCGTCACCGCGCAGCAGCCCACGGTCACGTCGTTCCAGCAGGGCGTGAACCGCGTCTCGTGGGTGCTCATCCGCTTCATGATGGTGATGACGCCCATCGTGCTGCTCATCAACGGCTTTACCAAGCATGACTGGCTCGAAGCCTCGCTCTTCGCGCTGTCGGTGGCCGTTGGCCTCACGCCCGAAATGCTGCCGATGATCGTGACCGCCACGCTCGCCAAGGGTGCGGTAGTGCTCTCGCGCAAGAAGGTGATCGTCAAGCGCCTCGACGCGATCCAGAACTTCGGCGCCATGGACGTACTGTGCACCGACAAGACCGGCACGCTCACGCAGGACAGGATCTGCCTCGAGCGCCACACCGACGTCTGGGGCCACGCCTCGGAAGACGTGCTCGAGTACGCGTACCTCAACAGCTTCTATCAGACGGGGCTCAAGAACCTGCTCGACGTGGCCGTGCTCGACCATGCCGAATTGCACCAGCGGCTCGACGTGGTCAATCGCTATCGCAAGATCGACGAAATTCCGTTCGACTTCCAGCGCCGTCGCATGTCGGTGGTGGTGAGCGAGAACGGCGAGCATCACGAGTTGATCTGCAAGGGGGCGGTGGAAGAAGTGCTGGCCGTGTGCGACCGGGTGCAGCACGGCGCGAATGTGGAGCCGCTCACGCCCGATGTGCTCGCACGCCTGCGCCGCGTGACGGCGGACCTGAATGCCGAAGGGCTGCGCGTCGTGGCGGTGGCCACGCGCCATCTGCCGCCGGTGCGCGAGCGCTACGACGTTGCGGACGAGAGCGCACTGGTGCTGGTCGGCTACATCGCGTTTCTCGATCCGCCCAAGGAGTCGACGGCCCCGGCGCTGAGCGCGCTCGCCGCGTCGGGCGTCGACGTCAAGGTGCTGACCGGCGACAACGATCTCGTGACGGCCAAGGTCTGCCGGGAGGTCGGCCTGAAGGTGACCGGCTGCGTGCTGGGCGACGACATCGAATCGATGACCGACGCCGAACTGGCGCAGACGGTCGAGCGTGCCAATGTGTTTGCCAAGCTCACGCCGGCGCACAAGGAGCGCCTGGTGCGCACGCTGCGCGCGAATGGCCACGTGGTCGGCTTCATGGGCGACGGCATCAACGACGCGCCCGCGTTGCGCGCGGCCGACATCGGCATTTCGGTGGACACCGCCGTGGACATCGCCAAGGAGGCCGCTGACCTCATCCTGCTGGAGAAGAGCCTCATGGTGCTCGAGCAGGGCGTGATCGAAGGGCGGCGCACGTTTGCGAACATGCTCAAGTACATCAAGATGACAGCCAGCTCGAACTTCGGCAATGTCTTCTCGGTGCTCATCGCAAGTGCATTCCTGCCGTTCCTGCCGATGCTCCCGCTGCAACTGCTCACGCAGAACCTGCTCTACGATCTGTCGCAGACCACGATTCCGTTCGACAACGTCGACGACGAACAACTGACGAAGCCGCAACAGTGGAATCCGGCGGATCTGTCGCGCTTCATGGTGTTCTTCGGCCCGATCAGCTCGATTTTCGACGTGCTGACGTTCGTCGCGATGTGGCACCTGTTCGGCGCGAACAGTGCGGCGCATCAGTCGTTGTTCCAGTCCGGATGGTTCGTCGAAGGGCTGCTCTCACAGACGCTGATCGTGCACCTGATCCGCACGCGCCGTCTGCCCTTCATTCAGAGCCGCGCCGCCTGGCCGCTGATGCTGATGACGGGCGCGGTCATGCTGATCGGCCTGATGCTGCCGATGTCGCCGTTCGCCGACACGTTCAGGATGCAGGCGCTGCCCCTCGCGTATTTCCCGATGCTCGCCGCGATCCTGCTCGCCTACGCCGTGCTCACGCAGATGATGAAGGGCATGTTCGCACGCCGCTTCGGCTGGCAGTGA
- a CDS encoding TPM domain-containing protein, protein MATVPAIRAIPANSGRSVRSARHACPCPDAPRAARGRAARAFWTLLALTLVCLCWLALPAGAQDLVAVPALTARVTDLTGTLTPEQRNALETQLAQYEQQRGSQIFILMVPTTAPETIDQYSIRVADAWKAGRKGVDDGVILLIAKDNPNDLRKMRIEVGRGVQGSLTDAISGRILRDVMAPHFRNGDFFGGLAAGVAAVEAAMNNEPLPAPNLPSTRAPHSDLSDFLPLLFIVFIIGMVVLMESRRRFRGPGLPGAGVNDPRSRVLTGGRGGRIGPGGFGGVLGGGLGGGLGGGWGRNDGGDFGGGGGGGGFGGGGGGGFDGGGSSGNW, encoded by the coding sequence ATGGCGACTGTTCCGGCCATCCGGGCGATTCCGGCAAATTCAGGGCGGTCAGTGCGTTCCGCCAGGCACGCATGCCCCTGCCCGGATGCGCCGCGGGCGGCCCGTGGCCGGGCAGCGCGCGCGTTTTGGACCCTGCTGGCGCTGACGCTCGTTTGCCTGTGCTGGCTGGCGCTGCCCGCCGGCGCGCAAGACCTGGTGGCCGTGCCCGCGCTCACGGCACGCGTGACCGATCTCACCGGCACGCTCACGCCGGAGCAGCGCAACGCTCTGGAGACCCAGCTGGCTCAGTACGAGCAACAACGCGGCAGCCAGATCTTCATCCTGATGGTGCCCACCACGGCGCCCGAGACCATCGATCAGTACAGCATTCGTGTGGCGGATGCGTGGAAAGCGGGCCGTAAGGGTGTCGACGACGGGGTGATCCTGCTCATTGCCAAGGACAATCCGAACGACCTGCGCAAGATGCGCATCGAAGTCGGACGCGGCGTGCAGGGCTCGCTCACCGACGCCATCTCCGGTCGCATTCTGCGCGACGTGATGGCGCCCCACTTCCGCAACGGTGACTTCTTCGGCGGCCTGGCCGCAGGCGTGGCCGCCGTGGAAGCCGCCATGAACAACGAGCCGCTGCCCGCACCGAACTTGCCGTCGACACGGGCTCCGCACTCGGATCTGTCAGACTTCCTGCCGCTGCTCTTCATCGTGTTCATCATCGGCATGGTCGTGCTCATGGAAAGCCGCCGACGCTTTCGCGGTCCCGGCCTGCCCGGCGCCGGCGTGAACGATCCGCGCTCGCGCGTGCTCACCGGCGGGCGCGGTGGCCGCATTGGCCCGGGGGGTTTCGGCGGTGTTCTCGGCGGCGGGCTGGGCGGTGGACTCGGCGGCGGCTGGGGTCGCAATGACGGTGGCGACTTTGGCGGCGGTGGCGGTGGGGGCGGCTTCGGCGGTGGCGGAGGCGGCGGATTCGACGGCGGCGGCTCGTCGGGGAACTGGTGA